Proteins from a genomic interval of Streptomyces sp. NBC_00820:
- a CDS encoding trypsin-like serine peptidase, with product MKRTSRIFRTSVTSRPALLGAVVMLALTSASVAAADAGPGPLGVTAAAAVTTHSVRVGALFGANRAGSLTGGHFCTASVVHSPGRDLIVTAAHCVTGVDGELVFVPGYRDGKAPYGVWKVGRRVLPDGWARGQDEDSDLAFAHVDALRGREVEDAVGGNRFTTGVATGATAVTVTGYPDSRETPISCTNKPTPHSRTQQRIGCPKFTGGTSGSPWINGDGQVVGVLGGHEQGGSTADVSYSVVLGREAARLYGNAIAP from the coding sequence ATGAAGCGCACCTCACGCATCTTCCGCACCTCGGTCACCTCGCGTCCGGCGTTGCTGGGCGCAGTGGTGATGCTGGCCCTGACCTCCGCTTCGGTGGCGGCCGCCGACGCCGGTCCAGGGCCTCTCGGTGTCACCGCCGCGGCCGCCGTGACCACGCACAGCGTGCGGGTGGGGGCGCTGTTCGGCGCGAACCGCGCGGGCTCGCTGACCGGCGGCCACTTCTGCACCGCCTCGGTCGTGCACAGCCCCGGGCGCGACCTCATCGTCACCGCCGCGCACTGCGTGACCGGTGTCGACGGCGAGCTGGTGTTCGTGCCGGGCTACCGGGACGGGAAGGCGCCGTACGGGGTGTGGAAGGTCGGGCGGCGCGTCCTGCCCGACGGGTGGGCCAGGGGGCAGGACGAGGACAGCGACCTCGCCTTCGCGCATGTCGACGCGCTGCGCGGCAGGGAGGTCGAGGACGCGGTGGGCGGCAACCGCTTCACCACCGGCGTGGCCACCGGCGCCACCGCCGTCACGGTCACCGGCTACCCCGACTCCCGCGAGACCCCCATCAGCTGCACCAACAAACCGACCCCGCACAGCAGGACCCAACAGCGCATCGGCTGCCCGAAGTTCACCGGCGGCACCAGCGGGAGCCCGTGGATCAACGGGGACGGCCAGGTGGTCGGAGTCCTGGGCGGCCACGAACAGGGCGGCTCGACGGCGGACGTCTCGTACAGCGTGGTGCTGGGGCGCGAGGCGGCCCGGCTGTACGGCAACGCCATCGCCCCCTGA
- a CDS encoding helix-turn-helix domain-containing protein — protein MRSNPTGRQLRLGAELRKLRERAGLTSTQASQLLGVQQNQISNVEAGRAGVSPDRVRTLACNYDCGDEALVEALSSMVSERTRGWWEEYRQLLPAALLDLAELEHHARRLRTSVTVHIPGLFQTTEYAREIFRQAVPALPPPDIEHRVSFRVKRQAILFRDSPAPQQVIIHEAALRMRFGGSDVTRNQLRYLLEMSDRERVTIQVVPFATGTFAGSGQSVYYVEGPVPQLDTVNLDQSHGPVFLEAESQLDKYRVTLDRLEAAALSPEESQGFIHDILKDL, from the coding sequence GTGCGAAGCAACCCGACGGGGCGCCAACTGCGTCTGGGTGCTGAACTGCGGAAACTCAGGGAACGTGCCGGTCTGACCTCGACTCAGGCAAGTCAACTGCTCGGTGTCCAGCAGAACCAGATCAGCAACGTCGAGGCAGGCCGCGCCGGAGTCAGCCCCGACCGCGTACGCACCCTCGCGTGCAACTACGACTGCGGAGACGAGGCCCTCGTCGAGGCCCTGAGCAGCATGGTGTCCGAGCGGACGCGCGGCTGGTGGGAGGAGTACCGCCAACTCCTGCCCGCCGCCCTACTGGATCTGGCCGAGCTGGAGCACCACGCCAGACGTCTGCGCACCTCCGTGACCGTGCACATCCCGGGGCTCTTCCAGACCACCGAATACGCCCGCGAGATCTTCCGCCAAGCCGTACCGGCTCTGCCCCCACCCGACATCGAACACCGGGTCTCCTTCCGGGTGAAGCGGCAGGCCATCCTGTTCCGGGACTCCCCGGCGCCCCAGCAGGTGATCATCCACGAGGCCGCTCTGCGCATGCGGTTCGGCGGCTCCGACGTCACCCGCAACCAGCTCAGGTACCTGCTGGAGATGAGCGATCGCGAGCGCGTCACGATCCAGGTCGTCCCGTTCGCCACGGGCACCTTCGCCGGATCGGGCCAGTCCGTCTACTACGTCGAGGGTCCCGTACCTCAGCTCGACACCGTGAACCTCGACCAGTCGCACGGACCGGTGTTCCTCGAAGCGGAGTCCCAGCTGGACAAGTACCGCGTCACCCTGGACCGCCTGGAAGCCGCCGCTCTCTCCCCCGAGGAGTCACAGGGCTTCATCCACGACATCCTCAAGGACCTGTGA
- a CDS encoding ATP-binding protein, with amino-acid sequence MPTVAPPWTYTLQLPHDPRAPGIARATLRTVLAAHGLAALTPTAELLAAELLTNAHLHTAGPYALHLLGREPGRLRIAVWDTDPRVPPGFTADPGPQSLPPDLAEDGRGLHLVRACADSWGASVLREPGASNGGKLLWADCRSDDVP; translated from the coding sequence ATGCCCACCGTAGCCCCACCCTGGACCTACACCCTCCAACTCCCGCACGATCCACGCGCACCGGGGATCGCCCGCGCGACCCTCCGCACGGTGCTCGCGGCGCACGGCCTCGCCGCCCTCACGCCCACCGCGGAACTCCTGGCCGCCGAACTCCTCACCAACGCGCATCTGCACACCGCCGGCCCCTACGCCCTGCACCTCCTCGGGCGGGAGCCGGGCCGGCTGCGGATCGCCGTCTGGGACACCGACCCCCGGGTCCCGCCCGGCTTCACCGCGGACCCGGGGCCCCAGTCCTTACCGCCGGACCTGGCGGAAGACGGGCGCGGGCTGCACCTCGTACGGGCGTGTGCCGATTCCTGGGGGGCGTCCGTGCTGCGGGAGCCGGGCGCGTCCAACGGCGGAAAGCTGCTGTGGGCCGACTGCCGGAGCGACGACGTGCCGTGA
- a CDS encoding VOC family protein, translated as MPADATAHVRIARPSRDLGAAERFWISGFGLDVLYRHEADGASGDASLLMAGLPGAAWHLELVHDPAAPVEPRPTAEDLLVVYLGEPVPDSLVERLEEHGGKRVSAHNPYWDTWGVTVQDPDGYLLVLSTRTWSNS; from the coding sequence ATGCCGGCTGACGCCACGGCCCATGTACGTATCGCTCGTCCGTCACGTGATCTGGGAGCGGCGGAGCGCTTCTGGATCTCGGGCTTCGGCCTCGACGTCCTGTACAGACACGAGGCGGACGGTGCTTCCGGCGACGCGTCACTTCTCATGGCCGGCCTGCCCGGGGCCGCCTGGCACCTGGAACTCGTCCACGACCCCGCCGCACCCGTGGAACCCCGGCCGACCGCGGAGGACCTGCTGGTGGTCTACCTCGGCGAGCCGGTGCCCGACTCCCTGGTGGAGCGGCTCGAAGAGCACGGCGGGAAGCGGGTGTCCGCCCACAACCCCTACTGGGACACCTGGGGCGTGACCGTCCAGGACCCCGACGGCTATCTCCTGGTGCTGTCCACGCGCACCTGGTCCAACTCGTAG
- a CDS encoding oxidoreductase: MAETTAARGTHKWNATHLPDLTGRTAVVTGANSGIGFVAAEALARAGAHVVFAVRDLERGGAAAARAGGSTEVRRLDLADLDSVREFGAAWDRPLDLLVNNAGVMMLPELRTAQGFEMQFGTNHLGHFALTNLLLPYITERVVTVASAMHRGGDGRIDFENVNLRGRYSPTRAYAQSKLANLLFTLELQRRLSEAGSPVRALAAHPGYAATNLTSHVANPLARAVMAVSDKVFAQGDTAGALPTLYAATQDLPGAAYVGPDGLGEMRGAPTLVGRSRTASDPEAAKRLWTLSEEMTGVAWGLAGE; encoded by the coding sequence ATGGCTGAGACGACCGCAGCGCGCGGCACGCACAAGTGGAACGCGACCCACCTCCCCGACCTGACCGGCCGTACGGCCGTGGTCACCGGCGCCAACAGCGGCATCGGCTTCGTGGCCGCCGAGGCGCTGGCCCGGGCCGGGGCGCATGTGGTCTTCGCCGTACGGGACCTCGAGCGCGGCGGCGCGGCGGCGGCGCGGGCCGGGGGCAGCACGGAGGTGCGCCGCCTGGACCTGGCGGACCTGGACTCGGTGCGTGAGTTCGGCGCCGCCTGGGACCGTCCGCTGGATCTGCTGGTCAACAACGCGGGCGTGATGATGCTGCCGGAACTGCGCACCGCGCAGGGCTTCGAGATGCAGTTCGGCACGAACCACCTCGGGCACTTCGCCCTCACCAACCTCCTGCTGCCGTACATCACGGAGCGGGTGGTGACGGTGGCCTCCGCCATGCACCGCGGCGGTGACGGCAGGATCGACTTCGAGAACGTGAACCTGCGCGGCCGTTACTCCCCGACCCGCGCCTACGCCCAGTCCAAGCTCGCCAACCTCCTGTTCACCCTGGAGCTCCAGCGCCGCCTGAGCGAGGCCGGTTCGCCGGTCCGCGCCCTCGCGGCCCACCCCGGCTACGCGGCCACCAACCTCACGAGCCACGTCGCGAACCCCCTCGCGCGGGCCGTCATGGCCGTCAGCGACAAGGTCTTCGCCCAGGGGGACACGGCCGGCGCCCTCCCCACCCTCTACGCCGCCACCCAGGACCTCCCCGGCGCGGCCTACGTCGGCCCCGACGGACTCGGCGAGATGCGCGGCGCCCCGACCCTCGTCGGCCGCAGCAGGACGGCGAGCGACCCGGAGGCGGCGAAGCGGCTGTGGACGCTGTCGGAGGAGATGACGGGGGTGGCATGGGGGCTCGCCGGAGAGTGA
- a CDS encoding DUF397 domain-containing protein produces the protein MPPLAWQKSSYCPEGNSCVHIAATPGKIHLTESADPSGAVLSLSPASFRALLTTLKTEPAPTHEGDDTPVRLRSADTTVTTDRRRWHAFVLGVRDGEFDHFTRAQPCAPSSSTKRR, from the coding sequence ATGCCCCCGCTCGCCTGGCAGAAGTCGTCGTACTGCCCGGAAGGCAACTCCTGCGTCCACATAGCCGCCACCCCCGGCAAGATCCACCTCACCGAGTCCGCCGACCCCAGCGGAGCCGTCCTGAGCCTCAGCCCCGCCTCCTTCCGCGCTCTGCTCACCACGCTGAAGACGGAGCCCGCACCCACCCACGAGGGCGACGACACCCCCGTCCGCCTCCGCTCGGCGGACACGACCGTCACCACCGACCGCCGCAGGTGGCACGCCTTCGTACTCGGGGTGCGGGACGGCGAGTTCGACCACTTCACCCGGGCTCAGCCCTGTGCGCCGTCCTCCAGCACGAAGCGCAGGTAG
- a CDS encoding TetR/AcrR family transcriptional regulator, producing MSRMSSSRPYHHGDLRTALLKSAERTLREKGAGALSLRELARDTGVSHAAPGRHFKDKQALLDALALDGYERLDQTLTAATADASALPEPSFEQHMAALARAYLGFAVENPELLELMFARKHDPDSSDRLAAAVDRSLGSLTRTFAEAQERGEIVQGDPERLTLVAAASLHGLAALIASCALDADEALAGLDEHVHLLLNGLKPR from the coding sequence ATGTCGCGCATGTCCAGCAGCCGCCCGTACCACCACGGAGACCTGCGCACCGCCCTGCTCAAGAGCGCCGAGCGCACCCTGCGCGAGAAGGGGGCCGGCGCGCTCTCCCTGCGCGAACTGGCCCGCGACACCGGGGTGAGCCACGCGGCCCCCGGCCGGCACTTCAAGGACAAGCAGGCCCTGCTCGACGCCCTGGCCCTGGACGGCTACGAGCGCCTCGACCAGACCCTGACCGCCGCCACCGCGGACGCCTCCGCACTCCCGGAGCCGTCCTTCGAACAGCACATGGCGGCACTCGCGCGCGCCTACCTCGGCTTCGCCGTCGAGAACCCGGAACTGCTGGAGCTGATGTTCGCGCGCAAGCACGACCCGGACAGCTCCGACCGGCTCGCGGCGGCGGTCGACCGGTCCCTCGGCTCCCTCACCCGCACGTTCGCCGAGGCGCAGGAGCGCGGCGAGATCGTTCAGGGCGACCCCGAGCGCCTCACCCTCGTCGCGGCGGCGAGCCTGCACGGCCTCGCCGCCCTCATCGCCAGCTGCGCCCTGGACGCGGACGAGGCCCTGGCCGGTCTGGACGAGCATGTCCACCTGCTCCTGAACGGCCTCAAGCCCCGCTGA
- a CDS encoding MBL fold metallo-hydrolase, translated as MQYGAARDDCPVCLDERQYVGWQGQRWTSLAELRAGGRRGRVEEEGPGVTGVGAEPSVAVGQRALLLRSPSGNVLWDCVGYLDDDLTAEIEQLGGISAIAVSHPHFYGVMTEWGRAFDAPVYVHEADRQWVGRPDPLIEYWTGDTHQIAPGMTLINAGTHFAGGTVLHWADDPEGRGALFSGDIFMVVMDRRWVSFMYSIPNFIPERPSTIRRALELVEPFAFERIYGAFWGRVVTADGSAAVRRSADRYLRFVLEDGAQG; from the coding sequence GTGCAGTACGGGGCGGCGCGCGACGACTGCCCGGTCTGCCTGGACGAACGGCAGTACGTCGGCTGGCAGGGCCAGCGGTGGACCTCGCTGGCCGAGCTGCGTGCCGGTGGCCGTCGCGGCCGGGTCGAGGAGGAGGGGCCCGGTGTGACCGGGGTCGGCGCGGAGCCGTCCGTGGCCGTCGGCCAGCGCGCTCTGCTGCTGCGCTCCCCGTCCGGCAACGTGCTGTGGGACTGCGTGGGGTACCTGGACGACGATCTCACTGCCGAGATCGAGCAGTTGGGCGGGATCAGCGCGATCGCCGTCAGCCATCCGCACTTCTACGGCGTGATGACCGAGTGGGGCCGCGCCTTCGACGCCCCGGTGTACGTCCACGAAGCCGACCGCCAGTGGGTCGGGCGCCCCGACCCGCTGATCGAGTACTGGACGGGCGACACCCACCAGATCGCCCCCGGCATGACGCTGATCAACGCGGGCACGCACTTCGCCGGCGGCACCGTGCTGCACTGGGCCGACGACCCGGAGGGGCGCGGGGCGCTGTTCAGCGGGGACATCTTCATGGTGGTGATGGACCGCCGCTGGGTCAGCTTCATGTACAGCATCCCCAACTTCATCCCGGAGCGGCCGAGCACCATCCGCCGCGCGCTGGAGCTGGTCGAGCCCTTCGCCTTCGAGCGCATCTACGGGGCGTTCTGGGGGCGCGTGGTCACCGCCGACGGGTCGGCGGCGGTCCGCCGCTCCGCGGATCGCTACCTGCGCTTCGTGCTGGAGGACGGCGCACAGGGCTGA